The nucleotide window AGTTAGTCTACAGGTCTATAGTTTACACAAGAGTAGAAGAAACAGAGCTCATGAAATTTAACTAGTACAGATCATAGTAGTAGGGAGTATTCATATGAATTCAGTAATGTGGGACATGTATATGCATTTGCTCAGAATTCAGTAATGTGGAACCTGTACTATGCATTGGCTCAGAATTTAATTACAAGTTGAGAGCTGCACCTTTACTGAATGTTGATGTCGACCTGCTTGTTTCCCTACAAACTGTCAATCAGCACTCTTTGCAATTCTACAAATGGTTTGTTCTAAAAGAATGTACAAAGTAAATCTGCTAAGAAATAAACAGATAGCAGGAAAAAGAATTAAACAGATAGCAAAGTAAATAAGCACTCCTTGCAATGCTACAAAGTCAAGATATGAACAAAGAATTGAAAGATATAGCAGAACAACATGTGGCTCTTAACACAGGCCCAGATTGATCGAATATAAAACAGAAATCAAATAGAAAGGGAACAAACCTGTTCTTGATTTTCTTTGACAGGTTTTCCATGTCATGCTGCTGCCCAAGCCATGCCTGCTTCCTCCAAACACATATGAGCATGTAAATACAATTGTCAATAAGTTCATACACCAACTGAACATAAATCTATTTAGGTGACATGAAGATATGCTACAGGCTATTTATTTTCTTTAGCTACTGTAAGACTAGACAAATCTGGCTCGTTTTTAGCTTAGAAATAGTACAAATATCAATAAGCAAGTAAGACAACATTTGAACAAAGCACTCCGTTCTCTTCTATGGTAAACTATCTACTGATCTACTCTTTCTTTTTGTCCTCACTACTAAACATAAGTAATGAAACAGAACAACTGAACAAGTAGTTCTGCATTTTCAGAAATCAATAGAGAATATTGTTAGTAACTACATAATTATTTTGTAGGTGGAGTCTAACAAAATACTGTGAACATACTACTACCTCTTGTCACATTCATTTGACCTTCAGGTAGAGCTTACAAGCAACGTTGTTACAATGTAGTTAGAATGTCTAGCTTCTCTATCCCCTATGATCTCTATTAAACTGAAGCCTCACtgtctgttactctatgtatagCCTATTGATATTTTGCAAGAACAAGGATCTTCAACAACCAAGACTTGAGATCCAGAACCTACCAAGACGCCAGATCTAGAACATCGGTTCCTCGAGCAGGCTGAGCATTGCAGGTAAAGAATTGAGTTCCTAAGAGGCACACACGGTATATGGATGAGGAGGGAAGCGGATGGATGGGCACTTATGCTGATGTCATCAATCTCCTTGCTGGACCTCTTGCTGAACCAGTAGCACCGCGCGCCGCCCAATTTGTAGCCCCACGCCACAACGTCACCGCTTCGCCGCGCCGTCGTGGCCCTGCACCACCTCTGCTCCATGCCACCTGCCCCGGGCCGCCTCGTCGCCGCAGCTCAATGCCACGACAACCCCACGTCGCTGCTCCGTGCCGCTGCAACCTAGCTCGCTATTCCGCATCGCCACTACTCCACGACGCCAGCAGCCACCGTGCCGCTATAGCCCCACACTACTCCTGCTCTATTTCGGGAGTTTGAGGAGAGAGAGGACGCGGTGGCCGGGTGGCGGTAAGTGAAGTTAAACGACTCGTGGAGGATCGGGAGGTAGGAGACGGAGGGAGAAGTATCGACTGCGGATGGAAGGACCGAGAAGTGTGTGGTTGTGGGAGATCGGGAGGAGTATTGGGCTAGGGTTTGCCTTCGTTCTTATACTCCAACGCCGATAGTGGGCTGGAATGGGCCTTAATAACTGGTAGTGGTACATGTTCAATTACTTAGTGACGTTCTTATAATTCATCACGAAGAATCCGTCATGGATTAAAGGATTTCTTGTAGTGTCAGCTCCCCATGTATTTACGATTTTATGATAGTAAGCtgcacgttttttttttttttttgtagcatTCATATAGGAGTGATATGCATGGTGATACAATATTATCATGCCGCGATTGGCGGGAAAACTAATCAAGATATAATGGTCGGGCCGGTCGTTATTTCCAAAGTCATCGGTGACCTTTCCACACGACATGTTGTGTGTTGTACACTTGTACTGTGCTGTGGAATTCTACGTGCAAGCATCCTATTTCTTCGTACCAGACGTTTCAACCTTCAATGCGCCGTAGAAGTTTGGACGAAATACGTATATCTGTGAAATATCCTAATGATTAACAATCTTCTGGAACCCTAGCTAATCTTGCACGCGTGAAGAAACGGATTGGTCATGGCCAGGCCGGCCGAAAGCAGATGAAGTAAACCTAATTCTCCAGAGTGCCTGCCTGGCCCTTTTTGTAGCTGCTGCTCCCAAAGTCTACTAAACGTAAGCCAAGTTTATCCAAATTTATCCCGCTGATCGACGATCCTATCGGATGTCCTGTCCCATGCCGTGGAAATTCTTGCCCCTCTTGGAATTACTTTAGCTCTTGTAGGCGCCACCATTGACCCTGACCGTGACCATGCCAAGTATTCAGCAAATTAACAGTCACCATTTGTTTTACTAGTATATGTCATCTTGCCTTGGACAAGTCACCAAATTGATCAGTATAAATACCGAGGCCAGTCGCCACATCTCATGCACCGATCCATCATCGATCACAAGTTCACAACAGCCATCTGCTCATTCATATAACTTCGTCAGCAACGCAACAGCAGCAGAAATGGCGTCCTCGTCAATGAAGCCGCTAGCATGCCTCGTAGCAGCTCTGGCCCTGGCAGCCATCGTCAGTCCATCCGCGGCGCAGAACTCGCCGCAGGACTACGTGGACCCGCACAACGCGGCGCGCGCGGACGTGGGCGTCGGCCCGGTGTCCTGGGACGACACGGTGGCCGCGTACGCGCAGAGCTACGCGGCGCAGCGGCAGGGCGACTGCCAGCTGGTCCACTCCGGCGGGCCGTACGGCGAGAACATCTTCTGGGGCTCCGCCGGCGCCGACTGGTCGGCGTCCGACGCTGTGGGGTCGTGGGTGTCCGAGAAGCAGTACTACGACCACGACACCAACAGCTGCGCGGACGGGCAGGTGTGCGGGCACTACACGCAGGTGGTGTGGCGCGACTCCACGGCCATCGGCTGCGCCCGCGTCGTCTGCGACAACAATGCCGGCGTCTTCATCACCTGCAATTACA belongs to Miscanthus floridulus cultivar M001 chromosome 4, ASM1932011v1, whole genome shotgun sequence and includes:
- the LOC136549345 gene encoding pathogenesis-related protein 1-like, with product MASSSMKPLACLVAALALAAIVSPSAAQNSPQDYVDPHNAARADVGVGPVSWDDTVAAYAQSYAAQRQGDCQLVHSGGPYGENIFWGSAGADWSASDAVGSWVSEKQYYDHDTNSCADGQVCGHYTQVVWRDSTAIGCARVVCDNNAGVFITCNYNPPGNFVGQSPY